From Enterococcus mundtii, the proteins below share one genomic window:
- a CDS encoding DNA/RNA non-specific endonuclease: protein MKNLKKLWGTLISIVVFGAIGFIGMDLVNVEQPISRDYSESSYTASIDSESEVSTDQRSNMRTYSMESSDKPVESTSKSEATITSSIPDSSEPRNNGLPQEEDLAPTGNNPGPQELGTASFDGAELSTNKGWIEYHELDRLGRPTGADALLEKSMINTGTSANRDIRPPGFISGPRYDHSRGHLIAKQFGGSGDDERNLVTLFQFPVNDPYMNYYELKIRKALNHGETVRYRVTPHYVGDELIPESVELEAKGTGNNPTIDFTVLIPNKK, encoded by the coding sequence ATGAAAAATTTAAAAAAACTATGGGGTACATTGATCTCTATAGTTGTTTTTGGCGCAATTGGCTTTATCGGAATGGATCTAGTGAATGTAGAACAACCGATCTCAAGGGATTACAGTGAATCTAGTTATACTGCTTCAATCGATAGTGAATCGGAAGTTTCCACTGACCAACGATCAAACATGCGTACATATAGTATGGAATCTTCTGATAAACCAGTCGAAAGTACAAGCAAAAGTGAAGCTACTATCACAAGTAGTATACCTGACTCATCTGAACCAAGAAACAACGGCTTACCACAAGAAGAAGACTTAGCACCGACTGGAAACAATCCTGGGCCACAAGAATTAGGAACAGCTTCCTTTGATGGGGCTGAACTCTCAACAAACAAAGGATGGATCGAGTATCATGAGCTTGATCGATTAGGACGTCCCACTGGTGCGGATGCCTTATTGGAAAAATCAATGATCAATACAGGAACCAGCGCAAACCGTGACATCCGTCCTCCTGGATTTATTTCTGGTCCCAGATATGATCATTCTCGCGGACATCTGATCGCTAAACAGTTCGGCGGTAGTGGCGACGACGAAAGAAATCTAGTTACTTTGTTTCAATTTCCAGTCAATGATCCTTACATGAACTACTATGAACTAAAAATCCGTAAGGCGTTGAATCATGGTGAAACTGTACGCTATCGTGTTACTCCACATTATGTTGGCGATGAACTCATCCCTGAAAGTGTCGAGTTAGAGGCAAAAGGAACAGGCAATAATCCAACGATTGATTTTACGGTATTGATACCAAATAAAAAGTAG
- a CDS encoding NfeD family protein, which produces MIGGIAIITIYWYVLLICAGVAVLLVIFGDVFDFDGPIDPMLIVPWLTFTSLLGYLGESLTDQSSLVIFVISAIIATVLVFLLNFYVLMPMKHAESTLSTSEKTLEGQIATVVTPIPIQGMGEIQLKSVTGSISRPACFYTPQEKMIGRGEKVLIIEVRDRVCYVTPYESMLKM; this is translated from the coding sequence ATGATAGGAGGAATCGCAATCATCACGATTTACTGGTACGTTTTACTCATATGCGCTGGGGTTGCAGTGTTACTTGTTATTTTTGGAGATGTCTTTGATTTCGATGGACCTATTGATCCGATGCTGATCGTTCCCTGGTTGACTTTTACCAGTTTATTAGGTTATTTAGGTGAATCCTTGACCGACCAGTCCTCGTTAGTGATTTTCGTGATCAGCGCGATTATTGCAACCGTTTTAGTTTTTTTGTTGAATTTTTATGTCTTGATGCCGATGAAGCACGCAGAATCGACGCTATCAACTTCTGAAAAAACATTAGAAGGTCAAATCGCGACAGTCGTGACCCCGATACCGATCCAAGGAATGGGAGAAATCCAATTAAAAAGTGTTACTGGTTCAATCAGTCGCCCTGCTTGTTTTTATACGCCCCAAGAGAAAATGATCGGACGTGGCGAAAAAGTTTTGATCATTGAAGTAAGAGACCGTGTTTGTTATGTTACACCGTACGAAAGTATGTTGAAAATGTAA
- a CDS encoding flotillin family protein has translation MEISGVFVAIVLAVLIVLMLLIVFVAKYQTAKPDEALIISGSYLGSKNVHADESNNKIKIVRGGGAFVLPVFQRSNRISLLSSKLDVSTPEVYTEQGVPVMCDGTSIIKIGSSVEEIATAAEQFLGKTREELENEAREVLEGHLRSILGSMTVEEIYQNRDKFSQSVQEVASVDLAKMGLIIVSFTIKEVRDKNGYLDSLGKPRIAQVKRDADIAEAEALKETRIKKAEAEKESQAAELQRQTEIAESLKEKELKLAAYKQEQDVARAKADQAYNLESAREQQQVIEQEMQVKVVERQKQIELEEKEIIRREKQYDSEVKKKADADRYAKEQEAQAQKVKEVTEAEAEQFRIEALAQAQANQTRLAGQAEAEATLAKGKAEAEAKQKIADAFKEYGEAAVLSMVIEMLPQLMREAAQPLGNIEKISVVDTGNSSGEAGGANRVTSYATNLLSTTQETLKETTGLDIKDIIENLSTRGNSRQLNVYEGTNEPKE, from the coding sequence ATGGAAATATCTGGAGTGTTTGTTGCAATTGTTTTAGCAGTGTTGATCGTTTTAATGTTATTGATCGTCTTTGTTGCTAAGTACCAAACGGCAAAGCCTGACGAAGCATTGATCATTAGTGGTAGTTACTTAGGAAGTAAAAATGTCCATGCCGACGAGAGTAACAATAAAATCAAAATCGTCCGCGGTGGAGGTGCATTCGTACTACCAGTTTTCCAACGTTCGAATCGTATCAGTTTATTATCAAGTAAATTAGACGTATCTACCCCAGAAGTTTATACAGAGCAGGGCGTGCCGGTGATGTGTGATGGTACTTCGATCATCAAGATCGGTTCTTCTGTCGAAGAAATTGCGACAGCAGCGGAACAATTTCTAGGAAAAACGCGAGAAGAACTTGAAAATGAAGCACGTGAAGTATTAGAAGGTCATTTGCGGTCGATCCTAGGTTCGATGACAGTAGAAGAAATTTACCAGAATCGTGACAAATTCAGCCAAAGTGTGCAAGAAGTTGCTTCGGTGGATCTAGCAAAAATGGGATTGATCATTGTTTCGTTCACGATCAAAGAAGTCCGTGATAAAAATGGTTATTTGGATTCTTTAGGGAAACCACGGATTGCTCAAGTCAAACGTGATGCAGATATTGCAGAAGCAGAAGCACTTAAAGAAACGCGTATCAAAAAAGCGGAAGCAGAGAAAGAATCTCAAGCCGCAGAATTACAACGCCAAACAGAGATCGCCGAATCTTTAAAAGAAAAAGAATTGAAATTAGCTGCCTATAAACAGGAACAAGATGTGGCACGAGCAAAAGCTGACCAAGCGTATAATTTAGAAAGTGCCAGAGAACAACAACAAGTAATCGAACAAGAGATGCAAGTAAAAGTCGTCGAACGTCAAAAACAAATCGAATTAGAAGAAAAAGAAATCATTCGTCGTGAAAAACAATACGATTCTGAAGTGAAGAAAAAAGCCGATGCGGATCGTTACGCCAAAGAACAAGAAGCCCAAGCGCAAAAAGTCAAAGAAGTGACTGAGGCAGAAGCAGAACAATTTAGAATCGAAGCCTTAGCCCAAGCCCAAGCCAACCAAACTCGTTTAGCTGGACAAGCCGAGGCAGAAGCCACCTTAGCAAAAGGGAAAGCGGAAGCAGAAGCAAAACAAAAAATTGCAGATGCGTTCAAAGAATACGGAGAAGCCGCTGTGCTTAGCATGGTGATCGAAATGTTGCCTCAACTGATGCGTGAAGCGGCACAACCGCTAGGCAATATCGAAAAAATCTCTGTTGTTGACACAGGTAATTCCTCAGGTGAAGCAGGTGGCGCCAATCGAGTGACAAGCTATGCGACAAACTTGTTGTCGACGACACAAGAAACGTTGAAAGAAACAACTGGATTGGACATCAAAGATATCATTGAGAATCTTTCCACTCGTGGAAATTCTAGACAATTGAATGTCTACGAAGGAACAAATGAACCGAAAGAATAA
- a CDS encoding FUSC family protein, with protein sequence MQFGRFRLGMRTMKSALAVFLCILIFHLFDRGIPMIAALSAVFSLRQDLTTTFSFGRSRIIGNLLGGGLGIFYFFVKSYFHNDFLVELIVLPLLVIIVIVLSDGINNNSGIIAAIATLLLISLSIPQGESAFYAIERVFDTFIGTFIAIGINFCLRPPEVEKKEEIVEDLEELRKKEQALLENLEEVKAQIREQNENK encoded by the coding sequence ATGCAATTTGGACGCTTTCGACTTGGTATGCGTACAATGAAGAGTGCTTTAGCCGTTTTCTTATGTATTTTGATCTTTCATCTCTTTGATCGTGGCATTCCAATGATTGCTGCCCTATCTGCTGTTTTTTCCTTGCGCCAAGATTTGACTACGACCTTTTCTTTTGGTCGCTCGCGTATTATTGGCAATCTACTTGGTGGCGGATTAGGTATTTTCTATTTTTTTGTAAAAAGTTACTTCCACAATGATTTTTTAGTTGAACTGATCGTTCTCCCACTTTTAGTGATCATTGTGATTGTCTTATCTGACGGTATCAATAATAATTCTGGGATCATTGCTGCTATTGCTACATTATTGCTGATCTCTTTAAGTATCCCTCAAGGAGAGTCAGCCTTCTATGCGATTGAGCGGGTTTTCGATACATTTATCGGGACATTTATTGCTATCGGTATCAATTTTTGCTTGCGTCCGCCAGAAGTTGAAAAAAAAGAAGAGATTGTCGAGGACTTAGAAGAATTAAGAAAAAAAGAGCAGGCTTTACTTGAAAATCTGGAAGAAGTAAAGGCACAGATCCGTGAGCAAAATGAAAATAAATAG
- a CDS encoding aromatic acid exporter family protein, with amino-acid sequence MRIGMRTVKTVIRVFASMLVANYFSLLFWPSAGIIALLSVGNTRRSTLMTGIYRIAAFIVATLIAFMCFTLLGYRIISFSIFLLFFIPIAVRFKLTEGIVVNSVLITHYLSEQSMSWQLIINEAALMIIGVGFALLSNVYMPDSKKSLKENQVIIEERFRLLLKNMADFLLSGEAYENQGLCKELQVYIRESQAYARNHQENNLLRQNQYYETYFSMRRAQINVIQDMQENLAYIQDPVPYSDHIYGLLIYTAETFSESNDGKEILTRIEEVYGMYRQMPLPTTRSEFEDRAELFQFLQSFKSFIEIKVEFSQQMIVDA; translated from the coding sequence ATGCGTATTGGAATGAGAACGGTAAAAACGGTCATCAGAGTATTTGCTTCCATGTTGGTTGCAAACTACTTTTCCTTATTGTTCTGGCCATCTGCCGGTATTATTGCGTTGTTAAGTGTCGGGAATACTCGTCGCTCCACCTTGATGACTGGGATCTATCGAATCGCTGCATTTATTGTCGCTACACTTATTGCCTTTATGTGTTTTACACTTTTGGGCTATCGAATCATCAGTTTCAGTATCTTTCTATTATTTTTTATTCCAATCGCCGTGCGGTTCAAATTGACAGAAGGAATCGTTGTAAACTCAGTCTTGATCACTCATTATCTTAGTGAACAAAGTATGAGTTGGCAATTGATCATAAACGAAGCAGCCTTGATGATCATTGGTGTAGGATTTGCTTTGTTATCTAATGTCTACATGCCAGATAGTAAAAAAAGTTTAAAGGAAAATCAAGTGATCATCGAAGAGCGATTTCGTCTTCTTTTGAAGAACATGGCAGACTTTTTGCTTTCTGGCGAAGCCTACGAAAATCAAGGGTTATGCAAAGAATTACAAGTTTATATTCGAGAAAGCCAGGCATATGCACGGAATCACCAAGAGAATAACTTGCTTAGACAAAATCAATATTATGAAACCTATTTTTCTATGCGACGGGCTCAGATCAATGTGATCCAAGATATGCAAGAAAATTTAGCTTATATCCAGGACCCAGTGCCTTATAGCGACCATATATACGGCTTGTTGATCTATACAGCTGAGACATTTTCTGAATCAAATGATGGCAAAGAAATATTGACAAGGATCGAAGAGGTCTATGGAATGTATCGTCAAATGCCATTGCCGACTACGCGAAGTGAATTTGAGGATCGTGCGGAATTGTTTCAGTTTTTACAGTCATTCAAAAGTTTTATTGAAATAAAAGTAGAATTTTCTCAGCAGATGATAGTGGATGCGTAA
- a CDS encoding Gfo/Idh/MocA family protein — MKKYQWGIVGLGSIANEFAENFDQTSSELVAVASRTLEKAQDFATRHSIKKAYGDYHDMLQDAEVDIVYIAVPNRQHIDYILPALEAGKHVLCEKAITMNKAELQQAIQLAEQKELILAEAMTIFNMPLYHQLRSMIDSGKLGALKMIQAPFGSYKEPDPTNRFFNPDLAGGALLDIGTYAVSFARFFLSSQPEVIASRMIPFKTGVDEQSVTILQNKENELATISLTFQAKMPKVGIVAFENGYISINDYPRADQAEIIYTDGTKELIESGHRAQAMNYEIENMVKMIEGELPNRSLYLTTEVIALLDDMQEHWKSNR; from the coding sequence ATGAAAAAATACCAATGGGGCATTGTCGGTCTAGGATCGATTGCTAACGAATTTGCAGAAAACTTCGATCAAACATCAAGTGAATTGGTTGCTGTTGCATCACGAACTTTGGAAAAAGCACAGGATTTTGCTACACGCCATTCTATCAAAAAAGCGTATGGCGATTATCATGATATGTTGCAAGATGCTGAAGTTGATATCGTGTATATCGCCGTTCCGAATCGTCAACATATCGACTACATTCTTCCTGCCTTGGAAGCTGGGAAACATGTCTTATGCGAAAAAGCCATCACGATGAATAAGGCAGAACTTCAACAAGCCATCCAATTAGCGGAACAAAAAGAGCTGATCTTGGCAGAAGCGATGACGATTTTCAACATGCCTTTGTATCATCAACTTCGTTCAATGATCGATTCAGGCAAGTTAGGTGCATTAAAGATGATCCAAGCACCTTTTGGCAGTTACAAAGAACCTGATCCGACCAATCGCTTCTTCAACCCTGATTTAGCAGGTGGGGCATTACTTGATATTGGAACCTATGCTGTTTCATTTGCTCGATTCTTTTTGAGCTCACAACCGGAAGTCATCGCCTCTCGTATGATTCCATTTAAAACAGGTGTTGATGAACAATCTGTAACGATCTTGCAAAATAAAGAAAATGAACTAGCTACGATCAGCCTGACCTTCCAAGCAAAAATGCCAAAAGTCGGAATCGTTGCTTTTGAAAATGGGTATATCTCAATCAATGATTATCCTAGAGCTGACCAAGCAGAGATCATTTATACTGATGGTACAAAAGAACTGATTGAAAGTGGCCATCGTGCGCAAGCAATGAATTATGAAATTGAAAATATGGTAAAAATGATCGAAGGAGAACTGCCAAACCGTTCCCTGTATTTAACCACCGAAGTGATTGCACTTTTAGATGATATGCAAGAGCATTGGAAGAGTAACAGATAA
- a CDS encoding M15 family metallopeptidase has protein sequence MNKILGVISVVIMIVAMGYLVVSESRTDTKAQADNSKTEQTNTTSATEESTEKATKKPTSSDLPDVKLDDWSLVLVGPDHKIETEIDEANQLAALDNGYLIDKRIKADYEELANAAKAAGFPLVMVSAYRSVATQQEVFAQNVQQVMSSQGVTEEEATAITKKTMTEPGYSEHHTGLAVDVVDETWYNNYPNTVLDEKYGDEPGAKWLADNASKYGFIIRYPKGREDITKITYEPWHLRYVGKESAEYITSNDLTMEEYLDQLKEK, from the coding sequence GTGAATAAAATTTTAGGCGTTATCTCAGTCGTGATCATGATTGTTGCGATGGGCTATCTGGTTGTTAGTGAGAGTCGGACGGATACGAAAGCTCAAGCTGATAATTCAAAGACAGAACAAACAAACACGACGAGTGCGACAGAAGAAAGTACAGAAAAAGCAACAAAAAAACCAACCTCTAGTGATTTGCCAGATGTTAAGTTGGATGATTGGTCGCTGGTATTGGTCGGACCTGATCACAAAATCGAGACAGAAATCGATGAAGCTAACCAATTGGCTGCGCTAGATAATGGCTATTTGATCGACAAACGTATTAAGGCTGATTATGAAGAACTGGCTAACGCAGCTAAAGCTGCGGGCTTTCCTTTAGTTATGGTATCGGCTTACCGCTCCGTTGCGACACAACAAGAGGTGTTCGCTCAAAATGTCCAACAGGTGATGAGTAGTCAGGGCGTCACTGAAGAAGAGGCGACCGCGATTACGAAAAAAACTATGACAGAACCGGGTTACAGTGAACACCATACAGGTTTAGCTGTGGATGTGGTCGATGAAACATGGTATAACAATTATCCCAATACTGTATTGGATGAAAAATATGGTGACGAACCAGGTGCGAAATGGCTTGCGGACAATGCCTCTAAATATGGCTTTATTATCCGTTACCCAAAAGGTCGAGAAGATATTACAAAAATCACTTATGAACCTTGGCACTTACGTTATGTAGGCAAAGAAAGTGCAGAATATATCACATCAAACGATTTAACGATGGAGGAGTACTTGGACCAACTAAAAGAAAAGTAG
- a CDS encoding glycoside hydrolase family 73 protein has product MAKNKWKKQRRKNNRWFAVVLGSMLIMMAFVFSLRSLSSPYSTEAQQQETLTHQEFINALVPHAKELQQGYGVLPSIIIGQAILESDWGNSTLASKYKNLFGIKAFGNEEKVNLETKEYINEEWITIQGDFRVYSSWEQSMDDHTALFVNGVDWNPALYANVITATNYIEAAHALQAAGYATDPTYADKIIHVIETYQLNQYDQ; this is encoded by the coding sequence ATGGCAAAAAATAAATGGAAAAAACAAAGGCGTAAAAATAATCGCTGGTTTGCTGTAGTTTTAGGGAGTATGTTGATCATGATGGCTTTTGTTTTTTCTTTGAGAAGTTTGTCATCGCCCTACTCTACGGAAGCACAGCAACAAGAAACACTGACTCATCAAGAATTTATCAACGCATTAGTTCCACATGCGAAAGAACTACAACAAGGCTATGGCGTTTTGCCAAGTATCATTATTGGGCAAGCCATCCTTGAATCTGATTGGGGCAATAGTACGCTTGCCAGTAAATATAAGAACTTGTTTGGAATCAAAGCGTTCGGGAACGAAGAAAAAGTCAATCTGGAAACAAAAGAATATATCAATGAAGAATGGATCACCATCCAAGGAGACTTTCGAGTCTATTCTTCGTGGGAACAATCAATGGATGACCACACGGCTTTATTTGTCAATGGTGTCGATTGGAATCCTGCATTGTATGCGAATGTGATCACTGCGACCAATTATATTGAAGCAGCTCATGCGTTACAGGCGGCAGGATATGCGACAGATCCGACATATGCTGATAAAATCATACATGTGATTGAAACTTACCAGTTAAATCAATACGATCAATAA
- a CDS encoding hydrolase: MADLFVPEIMTELRKDIVRVPEVIMEASGIKIFGKLIRSIIFTTDIAIIRNTNANAVIAVYPFTPHPAITKSIIEAADIPVFSGVGGGLTQGMRSAYMSLFAEAQGSLGVVLNGPTPVETVHDVCQVVDIPVISTVTSKYSEIDEKLAAGITIINISAGKDTADTVRFFRAKYPELPIIATGGPTEESIKETIEAGANAITYTPPSSGELFSRKMDKYRKIEKTN, encoded by the coding sequence ATGGCAGATTTATTTGTTCCAGAAATAATGACAGAATTACGTAAGGATATCGTGAGAGTCCCAGAGGTCATTATGGAAGCAAGTGGTATTAAAATTTTTGGCAAGTTGATACGTTCGATTATCTTCACCACGGATATTGCGATCATCAGAAACACCAATGCAAATGCGGTGATCGCAGTTTATCCTTTTACACCCCATCCGGCGATTACGAAAAGCATCATTGAAGCAGCGGATATCCCTGTGTTTTCAGGTGTCGGCGGTGGCTTGACACAAGGGATGCGTTCGGCATATATGAGCCTTTTTGCAGAAGCACAAGGATCATTAGGCGTAGTCTTGAATGGCCCAACACCAGTAGAGACTGTCCATGATGTCTGTCAAGTGGTTGATATACCGGTAATCAGTACAGTCACGTCTAAATACTCGGAAATCGACGAAAAATTGGCAGCCGGCATTACGATCATCAATATCAGTGCGGGAAAAGATACAGCAGACACTGTTCGCTTTTTCCGAGCAAAGTACCCAGAATTACCGATTATTGCGACTGGAGGTCCCACGGAAGAAAGCATCAAAGAAACGATTGAAGCTGGCGCCAATGCGATCACCTACACACCACCTAGTAGCGGGGAGTTATTCAGCCGCAAAATGGACAAGTATCGAAAAATCGAGAAAACAAATTGA
- a CDS encoding xanthine phosphoribosyltransferase, which translates to MRELVERINKDGQVLGEGVLKVDSFVTHQVDPVLMEQMGQRFAEVFKEQGITKVVTIEASGIAPALFAAKELGVPMIFARKAKSLTMDEELLTASVYSFTKQVTSTISISRKFLSSEDKVLIIDDFLANGQAAKGLIELCQQAGASVEGIGIVIEKSFQDGRQLLEEMGLKVVSLARVASLSDGQVDFLEEDA; encoded by the coding sequence GTGAGAGAATTAGTTGAACGTATCAATAAAGATGGACAAGTCTTGGGTGAAGGCGTGTTGAAAGTAGATAGTTTTGTTACCCATCAGGTAGATCCAGTTTTGATGGAACAAATGGGCCAACGTTTTGCGGAAGTATTTAAAGAACAAGGAATCACTAAAGTGGTGACGATTGAAGCTTCTGGCATCGCCCCCGCTTTATTTGCGGCCAAAGAGCTCGGTGTACCGATGATCTTTGCAAGGAAAGCCAAAAGTTTGACGATGGATGAAGAATTATTGACGGCATCCGTTTATTCATTTACAAAACAAGTAACAAGCACGATATCGATTTCTCGTAAATTCTTGTCTTCTGAAGATAAAGTACTGATTATTGATGACTTTTTAGCCAATGGTCAAGCAGCAAAAGGGTTGATCGAATTGTGTCAACAAGCAGGTGCGAGTGTTGAGGGAATCGGGATCGTCATTGAAAAATCCTTCCAAGACGGTCGTCAACTTCTTGAAGAAATGGGCTTAAAAGTGGTCTCACTTGCCCGCGTTGCATCACTTTCTGATGGTCAAGTAGATTTTCTTGAGGAGGATGCGTAA
- a CDS encoding nucleobase:cation symporter-2 family protein: protein MEKETQNGKAAVLGLQHLLAMYAGAVAVPLLIGTGLGFNQEQMTYLISIDIFMCGLATLLQLTVNRFFGIGLPVVLGCAIQAVAPLILIGSTEGVGAIYGSIIASGIFVVLVAGFFSKIKKLFPPIVTGTVITVIGLTLIPVAIEKMGGGSATAPGFGDLTNLLLAFVTILLIVGVQLLGKGFIRSIAVLIGLIGGSILAAFLGRIDLGAIGQAPVFHVPQPFYFGKPTFEIWSILLMIIISMVSMVESTGVYFALGDITGKKVGEEQLKKGYRAEGLAVILGGIFNTFPYTGFSQNVGLVQLSGIKTRKPIYFSAFFLIILGLFPKIGAVAQIIPEPVLGGGMLVMFGMVAIQGIRMLLEVDFTNDKNLLIAAVSIGFGLGFNLMPELFSQLPETVQMFTGNGIVMSSITAIVLNLVFNGLKQDERIIKEALK, encoded by the coding sequence GTGGAGAAAGAAACACAAAATGGAAAAGCAGCTGTCTTAGGGTTACAGCATTTATTAGCGATGTATGCGGGAGCAGTCGCTGTACCGTTATTGATCGGTACGGGGTTAGGATTTAATCAAGAACAAATGACTTATCTGATCTCAATCGATATTTTCATGTGTGGATTAGCAACGCTCTTGCAGTTGACTGTCAACCGGTTTTTCGGGATCGGTTTACCAGTTGTTTTAGGTTGTGCGATCCAAGCAGTTGCCCCGTTGATTTTGATTGGTAGTACAGAAGGTGTCGGTGCAATCTATGGCTCGATTATCGCATCAGGGATTTTTGTTGTGCTAGTTGCTGGTTTCTTTTCAAAGATCAAAAAGCTATTTCCACCGATTGTTACTGGAACAGTGATCACAGTGATTGGCTTGACGTTGATTCCAGTAGCTATCGAAAAAATGGGTGGTGGCAGTGCAACTGCTCCAGGCTTTGGTGATTTGACGAATTTACTATTAGCGTTTGTCACGATCCTACTGATCGTTGGTGTGCAATTATTAGGCAAAGGGTTCATTCGATCGATTGCGGTATTGATCGGTTTGATCGGTGGAAGTATCTTAGCTGCCTTTTTAGGTAGAATCGATCTAGGAGCAATTGGACAAGCCCCTGTTTTTCACGTGCCGCAACCTTTTTACTTTGGGAAACCGACATTTGAAATCTGGTCGATCTTATTGATGATCATCATTTCGATGGTAAGCATGGTAGAATCAACAGGCGTCTATTTTGCCTTAGGAGATATCACTGGAAAAAAAGTTGGAGAAGAGCAACTGAAAAAAGGCTATCGAGCAGAAGGGTTAGCCGTCATCTTAGGTGGTATTTTTAACACATTTCCTTATACAGGCTTTTCACAAAATGTCGGATTGGTACAACTTTCAGGAATCAAAACAAGAAAACCAATTTACTTTTCCGCTTTCTTTTTGATCATCTTGGGTTTATTCCCTAAAATCGGCGCAGTGGCTCAAATCATACCTGAACCAGTTCTTGGTGGCGGGATGTTGGTCATGTTTGGAATGGTGGCGATCCAGGGAATCCGGATGTTGTTAGAAGTAGATTTTACAAATGACAAAAATTTATTGATTGCTGCAGTGTCGATTGGTTTTGGTTTAGGCTTCAATCTGATGCCCGAATTATTCAGCCAGTTACCTGAAACAGTTCAAATGTTCACAGGAAACGGGATCGTTATGAGCAGTATCACAGCAATTGTTTTGAACTTAGTTTTTAACGGACTAAAACAAGACGAGAGAATCATTAAAGAAGCATTGAAGTAA
- the purE gene encoding 5-(carboxyamino)imidazole ribonucleotide mutase, whose product MAAKISVIMGSISDWETMKHACEIIEEFGVSFEKKVVSAHRTPDLMFSYAEEAREKGIKVIIAGAGGAAHLPGMVAAKTTLPVIGVPVQSRTLNGLDSLLSIVQMPGGVPVATTAIGKAGAINAGLLAIQMLSMYDLELEAALAKRRAMSVESVIESSDQLG is encoded by the coding sequence ATGGCTGCAAAAATTTCTGTAATAATGGGGAGTATCTCGGATTGGGAAACAATGAAACATGCGTGTGAGATCATTGAAGAATTTGGCGTTTCTTTTGAAAAGAAAGTAGTTTCAGCACATCGAACACCAGATTTGATGTTTTCATATGCAGAAGAAGCTCGAGAAAAAGGTATAAAAGTGATTATTGCAGGTGCGGGAGGAGCAGCTCATTTACCAGGGATGGTTGCTGCAAAGACGACATTACCGGTTATTGGTGTTCCTGTTCAAAGCCGAACATTGAACGGATTGGATTCTTTGCTATCCATTGTCCAAATGCCAGGTGGCGTGCCTGTGGCGACGACAGCGATTGGAAAAGCAGGCGCAATTAATGCTGGTCTACTTGCGATACAGATGCTTTCAATGTATGATTTAGAGTTGGAGGCTGCATTAGCGAAACGACGCGCAATGTCGGTTGAATCTGTAATAGAAAGTAGTGATCAACTTGGTTAA